Within Protaetiibacter intestinalis, the genomic segment CCCGGGCGGCGCATGATAGTCTCGCTAGGCTGTTCCGCTTCGGCGGTTCCACGCGCGAGTGGTGAAATGGCAGACACGCTGGCTTCAGGTGCCAGTGCTCGCAAGGGCGTGCGGGTTCAAGTCCCGCCTCGCGCACCACCCCAGGGGCGGTCATCTTCGGATGCCGCCCCTGTCTCTTTCCCCTACTCCTCCGTGGGGATCGGCTCGGCGGGGAGCTTGCGCACCTTGGCGCGGCGACGGCGGCGCTCGGGGATCATGCCGCGCATCTCCTCGAGCTTGCCGAAGCACAGCAGCCGGTCGCCCGCCTCGAGCAGCTGCCCCTTGCGGGGGTTCGGGATGACGCTCGCGCCGCGGTGCAGGGTGAGCACCGTGATGTCGCGCTCCCAGAGGCCGGATTCGCCGAGCGTCTTGCCGACGAGCTCGGCGTTGGTGTGCACGAGCAGCTCGGCCACGCCGTAGCCGGTCGACACCGAGAGGCGCTGGCGCACGTCGATCTCGGGGAAGGCGACCTGGCCGGCGATGTAGTCGATGATGGCGCCCGCCACATCCAGCTGCGTCGCCTCCTCGATGCCCTGCAGGCCGGGCGAGGAGTTCACCTCCATGACGAGCGGGCCGTCCGCCCCCTCGAGCATGTCGACGCCCGCCACCCGGAGGCCCATGATCTGCGCCGAGCGCACGGCGACCTGCGCGTACTCGGGCGAGAGGTCGACCTTCTCGACCGTGCCGCCGCGGTGCACGTTCGAGCGGAACTCGTCGCCCTGGGCGGTGCGCCGCATCGCCGCGACGACCCGGTCGCCGACGACGAGCGCGCGGATGTCGCGGCCCTTGCTCTCCTGCACGAAGTGCTGGATGAGCACGTTCT encodes:
- a CDS encoding RimK family alpha-L-glutamate ligase; this translates as MKLAILSRAPRAYSTQRLRAAAQQRGHEVRVLNTLRFGIDLTGDEPDLQYRGKPLSDYDAILPRIGASITYFGTAVVRQFEQMDVYTPNTANGISNARDKLRATQILSRHNIGMPATTFVRNRADVRPAIERVGGAPVVIKLLEGTQGIGVILAPGVKVAEAIIETLQSTNQNVLIQHFVQESKGRDIRALVVGDRVVAAMRRTAQGDEFRSNVHRGGTVEKVDLSPEYAQVAVRSAQIMGLRVAGVDMLEGADGPLVMEVNSSPGLQGIEEATQLDVAGAIIDYIAGQVAFPEIDVRQRLSVSTGYGVAELLVHTNAELVGKTLGESGLWERDITVLTLHRGASVIPNPRKGQLLEAGDRLLCFGKLEEMRGMIPERRRRRAKVRKLPAEPIPTEE